In the Tindallia magadiensis genome, TATCTTTATGCCAAACTGAGCAAAGAAGAACCGAAAAGAAGAGATGTGATACAATTCTCCTTAATCTTTTCTAACGTGACGTTTATGGGATTTCCGGTAGTAAATGTTATTTATGGAGAACTAGGGGTATTTTTTGCGGCTTTATACAATATGCCTTTCAATCTGGTACTGTTAACATTAGGGGTTGCGATTATGTCCAGAAATGCCGAGGGGAGTGGTAGTCGTAAAGGAAATATCAAAAAAGCATTAATGAGTCCGGGAATTGTTGCTCTTGGCATAGGATTTTGCCTGTTTGTGTTTTCTGTCACCCTTCCAAAGCCGTTGCATCAGGCAGTGGAGATGCTGGGAAATACAACGACACCCTTAGCAATGATCATCATAGGAGCGCTTTTAGGAGATGTATCGCTTAAGAGCATACCGGGCGACAAAAGTTTATATTTACTGATTTTTAACCGACTGTTCCTTATGCCGCTACTCGCCTATATACCTCTTCGACTCTTAGGGTTTGAAGGGATGATGCTGGGTATCCCTGTGATTATTATAGCGATGCCCGTAGGTGCTGTTACAGGCGCTTTTGCCAGTCTATACGATGCAGACGACTATTTAGCGTCTAAAGCTGTTTTTATTACAACCCTACTGTCGATGATTACGATACCTATATGGGCCATGTTTCTTTAGTGAACGTAAATATTGGTTGCTGATGATAACTTAAATAATGAAGCAAAGGAGCGATTCGAATAATGGTAAAAAAACTACTGCTTATCATTAGTCTTTTACTTTTTATCCAATCAGCCTTTATTCCGGTGGCAGCGGGTGATCAGCCTTGTCGGGATGAGATTAATGAAATTATTAACGAAGTGGCGCTTCAAAAAAACATTCCGCCGGTATTGCTACGAGCTATCGCTTGGAAAGAGAGTGGAAAGAGGCAGTTTCACAATGGGCAGCCCTTTGTTCATGCGGGGAACCAAGGGATTATGCAAATTAACAGAGTACATAATAATCGTCTGGATAAAGAAGCTTTATTAAATGATGTGAGGTATAATGTGGAAGTGGGAGCTGATGTCTTGCTGAGTCGGTGGCTTTTTGAAGACATTGCCACGGTTGGAGAAAGAGATCCGGATGTACTAGAGAACTGGTACTTTGCTCTTTGGGGTTATAATGGATGGTTGCCGCGCAACAATCCAGCAGATCGAAATGGCGATACCTATCAGGATGGTATTTTTGATTTGATCAGAGAACGTTATAATGTCCCGGTATCTGATGTTGATTGGAACCAGATACCTTCCGGTGAAAGAACTCCCAGAGGATTTGGAATATCAAATCCAGATAGGGTTAGCGATGGACACCTATTGTTTTATCAGCCAGGTGATCTTGTTGAAGCTGTTCCGGAAGATTTATGGTTGCTGGAAGCACCTGGAGCTGATCATACCGGTTGGGCTCCGGAGGGCTCAAGGCTTAGAGTGATTAGTCATGAAAAGTTGGAAGCCGGCTTGTACTGGTACCGGCTGGAGTCTATTGACAATGGTAGTCAGGGGTGGGCCAGAAGTATTGATTTACTGCCGGTGAAAGCGGCTGTATTGGCAGAAAAGGATGCTTTTAGCCGATTAGAAGAAACAGAGCAACAGGTGGTCACTTTATCCATGCCAGAAGAAGCCGTATCCTCCAGTCCATTCAAAGATTTAAAAGATCATCCTGCCCAGGAAGCTGTAAAAAGATTGAATGAGGCTGGAATCATTAGCGGTACTCAAAGTGGTCGCTATGAACCGGATCGACCTATGACTAGAGAAGAGCTGGCGGTTGTTTTTGAAAAAGCTTTTGATTTAGACAGTCATCAGAAGGAAGCATACTTGCCAAAAGACTGGGAGAAGGTAAGTGAATGGGCGCAGGAGCCGCTGGAAACCGTGATCGCTCATCGCATTATGACTGAATATGGTGACGGAACCGTAAGACCTAAAAAACATGCAACGAGAGAGCAGGTACTCGTGATGGTGACAAAAGCTTTAGAGCTGGAATTGGAAGCCGTCGCCAATGAAGACCCAAATTTCGCAGATGCCGATAGAGTTAGTGAATGGGCTGTACCAGCGGTGAATAAACTTGTTGAAAAAGAGATGATACCAGCTTCAGAAGAATTGAAATTATTTCCTGATAGAGCTGTTACCAGAGGTGAATTAGCGATTCTTTTAGATGGAGTGATTGATAAAGAATATCAGTAAACAACTTGACATATAAAATATGCTAATGATACAATGGAGTAGAAATTTAATGTCCATATCAATCAACACATATACCTTATAAAGAGTGATGGAGGGACGGGCCCGATGAAATCCGGCAACCATAGTCATTGACGTATGGTGCTAAATCCTGCAGAATGAGGATTCTGAGAGATGAGGAAGGGTAAAACCATTGCTTTAATTGAGCTTGAAGCCTCTTCTATTTGAAGAGGCTTTTTTGATGGAATAGGAATACAACGAGGAGGAAAAATAATGAAAAGAAGCTTTTTTACTTCAGAATCAGTAACAGAAGGACATCCAGATAAAATATGTGATCAAATCTCTGATGCGATCTTGGATGCAATATTTGAAAAAGATCCTAATGGTCGTGTTGCTTGTGAGACGATTGCTACTACAGGGATGGTGATGGTAGCGGGGGAAATAACAACCAACTGTTATGTGGATATTCCTAAAATAGCAAGAAAAACAGTAGAAGAAATTGGCTATACAAGGGCTAAGTTTGGTTTTGATAGCGATACCTGTGCGGTACTGACGGCTATTGATGAACAGTCCAGTGATATTGCTATGGGTGTGGATGAATCCCTAGAAAGGCGTGGAGGCGAAGAAGAGAATGGTCTTGAGTCAACAGGTGCTGGAGATCAGGGAATTATGTTTGGATATGCTTGTAAAGAAACACCGGAATTAATGCCCATGCCAATTTCGCTAGCGCATAAACTAGCTAAAAAGCTGGCAGAAGTGCGGAAAAAGGGAACTCTTCAGTACTTGAGACCAGATGGAAAAACCCAAGTAACCGTAGAATACGAAGGCGATGTGCCGGTAAGGATTGACGCTATTGTTATTTCCTCTCAACATAGTCCGGAAGTAGATCATGCAACGATAGAAAAAGACCTTATTGAGCATGTAATACGGCCGGTATTACCAGCGGAATTCATCGACGAAAAAACCAGATACCTCATTAACCCTACCGGTCGATTTGTTGTGGGTGGACCTCAGGGAGACGCCGGGCTTACGGGCAGAAAAATCATTGTAGATACTTATGGAGGTTACTCACGGCATGGTGGTGGAGCTTTTTCTGGTAAAGATCCAACAAAAGTAGATCGGTCAGCGGCCTATGCGGCTAGATATGTGGCAAAAAACATTGTTGCTGCCGATTTGGCATCTCGTTGCGAAGTGGGACTTGCTTATGCCATTGGCGTTGCTCAGCCGGTTTCTATCTTGGTAGACACTTTTGGGACAGGTAAGGTATCGGAAGAAACGCTTATTCAACTTATTCGACGTCATTTCGATTTGCGACCAGCCGCGATTATTCGAGATTTAGATCTCAGAAGACCTATTTATCGACAAATTGCAGCCTATGGTCATATGGGTCGGACGGATCTTGATTTAACCTGGGAGAGAACCGATAAAGCAGAAGGTCTAAAAAATGATATAGCAAAAGCTTAGTGGTGATGATAACTAAAAATTCCTTCGATATTTACCGAAAGAAGTAGTTCTGGTAAAATCGGAGGTTTTTTCTTTGGTAAACTTTGTGAAAATAGGAAAGATAATAAGTATTTGATTTAGTAGTATTGTCCTGGGTATTAATGCATCATAGTAAAAGATGGCTATATTTAGAAAGAATTTTAATGGAGGGTTGAGGATGTCGGGAAAAAAGAGTTTATTACAAAACATGAAAATTCGCAATAAAATCTTTGCTATTTTTGTGGTTGCAGGTCTTGTTCCGATGATGATAATCGCTGCTGTGAGCTATCATCAGGCGAGGAATGAACTGGTTGAAAGTGTTTTTTCGGAGGTGGCGCTTTATCAGGAGATGACAGAACGCAGGGTTGGTCAGTATATAGATGAAAAAGTAATGTATGGCACTACGCTTTCACGAATGGAAAATCTATATAGTGCGGCTGAGATATGGGGAACCTATGGAAGGCAAAGTGAAGAATGGCAGGAAACTTATGGAGAATTAGAGGCACTTCTTCCGGGGCTGACAGAAGAATATGGATTCCTAAGCATTTATATCACAGATGCAGAGGGACAGGGTATTTATGGAAGTGGAGATCTGAAAGAACGCATTGAAGGAGCGGATTTTTCGCCACGGGACTATTTTAGAACCGCGATGGCAGGTGATCAAAACATATCGGAATTTGAGTACTCTGATATTATTGACGATTATTATATAACTGTTTCGACTCCTCTGCGAAGAGACGGTACAGGGGCAGTGATAGGTACGGTTAACGGGTACATACCAGTGGACACATTACAAAACATGCTCCAAGAAGGAATTTACCTAGTAGGTGAAACCGGAGATATTTACTTGATAGATGAACAAGGGCTGCTATATACAGACACAGTTCTTGGAGATTATCGACAAGATGCGGCTTTTCAGGTAACCATTGACACCTTTGCCGTTCAGGAGTTAAAAGGACGGATTCAAGAGCGCAGCTACGATTTTTCCGGTGTAGGAATTTATGACGATTATTTAGGAAACTCGGTTTTAGGTGGGTATGGAGTGATTTCTATCGGAGAAACCGCCTTAGGAATGATTGTGGAAATTGATGAAGCCGAAGCCTTAGCGGGTGTCAGAACATTGATGATAGCCATGATTACTATGACGGCAGTTAGCGTAGGGATTGCAATATTACTTATTTTCTTTGGTTCTCGCTCCATTACGATTCCAATGCAGACGATGGCAAAATCGATCCAGAAAATAGCCGCTTATGATTTTACGATTGCTGAAGATGGAGGAATACAGCAATATGAGCAACGTAAAGATGAGATTGGTGAAATGGCCCATGGCCTTTCATCTACCGTAGAAACCCTTAGAAATATCATTATAAAAATTCGGCGTGAAGCAGATTCAGTGAATCATTCGGCGACTACGGTGTTAGACGTAGCCAGTGGTCTGGCAGCAGGAACCGAAGAAATGAGTGCCAAAACCGGTGTTGTCAGTGCGGCAACAGAACAAATAAATGCCAGCATCGATGGAACTGCAAAAGCAACAGAAGAAGCTCGTTCCAATATGAGTACCATCGCTTCGGCTGTAGAGGAAATGTCGGCGAATATACGTAATTTAGCGTCAGCTTCAGAAGAAACCTCTTCCGAAGTTAATAATGTAACAGAACTGATCGAAGGCGTTAACAAAGATATGGAACTTGTTGTGGAAGACACCCAGGAAGTAAATAGCTTAGTGGCGGATATCACGACGGCAATAAAAGAAATAAACCTTTCTTTAGGTGAAATTAGCGAGAATTGCGAAAAATCCATTACGATCAGTGATGAAGCGGAAAAAGAGGTAGAACATACAACAGAAGCGATTCAAAAACTGAATAAGTCCTCGGCCGAGATTAATAAAATTGTTGAAGTAATCAATGATATTGCTGATCAGACGAATATGTTGGCCCTAAATGCAGCCATAGAAGCAGCGGGAGCAGGAGAAGCTGGAAAAGGATTTGCTGTGGTTGCTAATGAAGTAAAGGAATTAGCGAAGCAAACAGGTGACGCCACGGATGAAATTGCTAATCAAATTGCATCAATGCAACGAGATATGCAAGGAACGGTTAAAGCTGTGGATGGTATTACTGATGTTATAAAACAGGTAAAAGATATCACCGGTCAAATTGCGGCGGCCGTTACAGAACAATCAGCTACTACTGGAAATATCTCTGAAAATGTGGTAGACACTTCACAAAGAGTCAACAATATTGCGACGAGTATCAGTAAAGTCACCGAAAATTCAAAAGACGTTCTAAGGAGTTCCTCTGAAGCATCGAAAGGCGTGAATGAAATAGCTAGATCAGCTTCCGAACTATCAGCGGCCTCCGATGAAGTCGCACAAAGCAGTGAGAATGTAACGATGCAAATGGAAGAAATTGCCAGAGCAAACAGCGAAGTTTCCTCCGGCGCTGTTGATATTGCGGAAAATATTCGCGAAATTGATCAAGCAGCGGCGGATGCTGCCCACGGTGCTACAGAAAGTAGCCAGTCAGCTCAGGATCTGTCAGAAATTGCGGATCAGCTAAATCAATTAATGGCACAATTCAAAGTATAAAGAAACTCTTTGAAAAATAACTATTTTTTCAACTGGCCTCTTTCGAAAGAGGTCAGTTGTTTTTGTTAGAAAAATAGGATTGAAAAAGGAAAGATTTTAGCTTTAGATGTAGCAAAAAACCCTAAAATGTGGAATAATAGGAAGCGTAGGCATGATTAACTAATTCGAGACATAATAAGGAGGAATAGTGATGAGCACAACCATGGTAGCACCTCATTCCAAACGTCCAATAGCGGACGACAAGGTATTTGCAGCTAATAAAAAAGCTCAGGAAGCCGCGAAAAAGGTGGGCGCTGAGCAGGTGATTAACTCAACCTTGGGCGCATTGATGGAAGATGATGGCAGTCTTTCTGTCATGCAATCTGTTATGAAAACTTTTAAGGACCTTCCGGATGCAGAGATTGCTGCTTATGCACCCATTGCCGGCCTTCCAGATTTTCAGCAGGCAGCTGAAAAAGCTGTTTTTGATGAATATCGGCCGACTGGTCACGTTCGAGCTGTTGCGACGCCAGGTGGTTCAGGTGGTATTCGACATGCTGTATGGAATTATATGGAAGCTGGAGATACAATGCTTACGGCCGACTGGTATTGGGCTCCCTATAAAACCATCACAGAAGAACATGGGCGGAAACTAGAAACTTTCCAATTGTTTGATGAAAACAAAGCCTTTAACCTTCCTTCCTTTAAAGAAAAAGTAGAAGAGTTGCTTGGAAAACAGGAAAGACTCCTTATTATGATGAATACACCGGCACATAATCCTACAGGCTACAGCCTGACGGAAGAAGAATGGAAAGAAGTATTAGATTATTTGAAAGAAAAACAGGCAAAAGATCAAAAGAAGATTATTCTTTACTTAGATATTGCCTATATCGATTTTGCGGGAGATATGAAAACCTCCAGAGGTTTTATGAAGCAATTTGAAAATCTACCGGAAAACATCCTGGTCCTAGTAGGCTACAGTATGTCCAAAGCCTTTACTTTTTATGGACTCCGTTGCGGTGCGTTGCTATGCTTAAGCAGCAGCGAAGAGATCGCCAATGAGTTTATGGCAGCTGCCACTTTTTCCAGTCGTGCTTGCTGGTCTAATGGAACTAGAGGAGCACAGAAACTTCTAGCCAATGTATATAGCGATGAAAGCTTGTTGAAAAAAGTGAATGAAGAAAGAGATTCTTTCAAAAAGTTATTGGAAACACGAGCTCACGCTTTTGTGGAAGAAGCAGAAACCATAGGACTGGAAATATTCCCCTACCGGGCAGGTTTTTTTATTACCATTCCCTGCGAGAATCCAGATAAGGTAGCGGATGAACTGGCAAAAAATCACTTATTTCTACTGCCTTTAGGAAGAGGATTGAGATTTGCTCCCTGTGCCGTATCAGAAGCAAAATGCAGGAAATCAGCTCGTTTCATTAAAGAAGCGATAGACAAGGTGAATGGATAGATAATCGAAAAAAAGAAACCCATCAACGATGGGTTTCTTTTTCCATAAAGTAAAAAGCAATCATTAAGAGATTCAAGGAGAGATGCTATGTTTTTGCATCAGTTAGATCAATATACCGTTGGTGATATTATGGATCGCCGGCTGATTAAGTTAAAAGAAGAAGCCAATAGCCGAGAAGCGATCAACACGATGATTAGTCATAATTTAGACGATATTATTTTGACCGATGAAACCGAAAAAGTAGTTGCTGTACTGACTTTTAAGGATTTAATGAAACAAATCAGATCAGAGGAAGATTTAACAAAACCGTTAAAAGATTTGGTAAGTCAAAAGGTGATCGTATCAACTGAAGAAGCACAAGCGATTGAAGCAAGAAACCTAATGAAAAAAAACCACATTGGAAGACTTCCGGTGATAAGGGAAGGGAAAGTAGTAGGAATTGTTCGCGTCAACGATATATTGAACAAAGTATATTCAAAGATAGATGAGATGCATACGGCTTTGGAAAAAATTCTGGATAGTCTTTACGAAGGGGTTTGCGTGGTGAATCCGGAAGGGACCGTATTGCTATGGTCAAAAGGGATTGAAAAGCTTTATGAAGTGAATCAGGAAGAAATCGTCGGCCGAAATTTGGAAGAATTTTTTCCAACAGCTTTATTGTTAAAAACCCTTAATAGCAAACAACCAATTCGTAATGTATACCATAGTCCTCGGCCTGGTAGTTATGCCATTATCAGCTCGATTCCTATTTTTATTGGTGGTGAAATGATAGCCGCTGTATCGACGGACCGAGATATTACGGAGACAACCAACCTTTCAGAAGAGCTGGAAACAACAAAGGAAAAACTAGATCTTCTGGAAACAGAAGTAAAAAAAATCAATGAAGAACAGTACTCTTTTCATAATGTGATTGGAAAAAGTGACATTATTAAAGAAAAAATACTAGAAGCCAGGAAAGTGGCATTAGCTAACAGTAGCGTTCTTATTGGTGGCGAAAGCGGTACAGGGAAAGAAGTTTTTGCCAGAGCCATCCATCAGGCCAGTGGTCGAAAAGGACCCTTTGTAGCGATTAATTGCAGCGCTATACCGGAAAGTCTTTTTGAAAGTGAGATGTTTGGGTATGAGAGCGGTGCTTTTACAGGAGCACTTAATAAAGGGAAAATAGGTAAAGTAGAATTGGCTAACCAGGGCACCCTGTTTTTGGATGAAATTGGAGATATGCCTCTTTACATGCAGGCGAAAATGCTGCGGGTTTTGCAGGAACGTCAAGTTTTACGGGTAGGAGGCGAGAAATCCATTGATATTGATGTAAGAGTCATCTCAGCAACCCATCGAAATCTAGAAAACATGGTGACGGAAGGAACTTTTAGAGAAGACTTATATTATCGTCTTAATGTGGTATATATTGATCTACCTAGTCTGAGAGAACGAAAAGAAGATATTCCCATTTTTTTAAGACGCTTTATTTCGGAATTTTGCGAAGAGAACAATTTACGAGTTCCAGAAATAGATGCGGAAGTTCTTCAAGTATTAATGAATTATCCTTGGCCTGGGAATATTAGAGAACTAAAGAATGCGATTGAACATTTGGTTATTTTTTCGAAAGATAATGTGATTCAAAAAAACAGTTTGCCAGAAAGAGTTCTTGAGAAAAAAATCACCGATGAAAAACAACAGCAGCCGGTAAGTTTTGATTTACAGGAAAACATCAGGAATACAGAGATAAGCACGATTAAAGGCGCGATGGATATGGCTGATAACAACAAGGCAAAGGCAGCGAAAATCATGAACATACCCAGAAGCACTCTGTATTATAAATTGAAATATTATGGGATGAAGGAATATCTCTGATAATGATTGATTAGGATTAGTCTTATAAGGATCGCAAAAGAATGTGTCAATAAACTGACGATGTGTCTAATATCTGACGCATTGTAATAAGCCATCTATTTCTAGTGATAAGAGGTCGCAAACTAATCTTTGACAGATTATAAATGATGAACTGACTAAGACCACCCCAAAAAGTGTCGGATTTTTGACGCTTTTTGGGGTGGTCTTAGATTGAAGAAAAGAATATAACCATAGAAAAGATTAATCAATAAAAAATGAATGCAATGAAAAGATTGAAACAAGAAGGTTTCGGAAATAAAAAAGAAAAATTGATAAATTAATATCAAAACTTGGCACAGAGATTGCATTAATATATAAGCAAGCAAAAGGAGGTGAAGGTGATGAATATTGTTTTACCATTAAGACAGCATGTAGGAGCACCCTGTCAGCCGAAAGTCTCTGTTGGAGATATGGTTAAAAGAGGGCAATTAATTGCCGTACCACAGGGGTTAGGTGCTAATATTCATGCCAGCGTTCATGGAAAAGTAGAAGAAGTGACAGAAGAAGCAATTGTTATTAGCCCCCAGGCAGATCAGCCTGATGAATATGTAAAGATCAGCGCAACAGACAATATGCTGGAAGCTATTGAAGAAGCAGGAGTTGTTGGTGCTGGAGGAGCAGGTTTCCCTGCACA is a window encoding:
- a CDS encoding AEC family transporter, translating into MDQAFLRVASQIMVLFFIMTAGYAARKAAVLEPSTVKGLSRLLMNVSLPALIVTAMQFPFDTEVLASSIQIIIISILAYIGIISFSYLYAKLSKEEPKRRDVIQFSLIFSNVTFMGFPVVNVIYGELGVFFAALYNMPFNLVLLTLGVAIMSRNAEGSGSRKGNIKKALMSPGIVALGIGFCLFVFSVTLPKPLHQAVEMLGNTTTPLAMIIIGALLGDVSLKSIPGDKSLYLLIFNRLFLMPLLAYIPLRLLGFEGMMLGIPVIIIAMPVGAVTGAFASLYDADDYLASKAVFITTLLSMITIPIWAMFL
- a CDS encoding S-layer homology domain-containing protein, which encodes MVKKLLLIISLLLFIQSAFIPVAAGDQPCRDEINEIINEVALQKNIPPVLLRAIAWKESGKRQFHNGQPFVHAGNQGIMQINRVHNNRLDKEALLNDVRYNVEVGADVLLSRWLFEDIATVGERDPDVLENWYFALWGYNGWLPRNNPADRNGDTYQDGIFDLIRERYNVPVSDVDWNQIPSGERTPRGFGISNPDRVSDGHLLFYQPGDLVEAVPEDLWLLEAPGADHTGWAPEGSRLRVISHEKLEAGLYWYRLESIDNGSQGWARSIDLLPVKAAVLAEKDAFSRLEETEQQVVTLSMPEEAVSSSPFKDLKDHPAQEAVKRLNEAGIISGTQSGRYEPDRPMTREELAVVFEKAFDLDSHQKEAYLPKDWEKVSEWAQEPLETVIAHRIMTEYGDGTVRPKKHATREQVLVMVTKALELELEAVANEDPNFADADRVSEWAVPAVNKLVEKEMIPASEELKLFPDRAVTRGELAILLDGVIDKEYQ
- the metK gene encoding methionine adenosyltransferase; translated protein: MKRSFFTSESVTEGHPDKICDQISDAILDAIFEKDPNGRVACETIATTGMVMVAGEITTNCYVDIPKIARKTVEEIGYTRAKFGFDSDTCAVLTAIDEQSSDIAMGVDESLERRGGEEENGLESTGAGDQGIMFGYACKETPELMPMPISLAHKLAKKLAEVRKKGTLQYLRPDGKTQVTVEYEGDVPVRIDAIVISSQHSPEVDHATIEKDLIEHVIRPVLPAEFIDEKTRYLINPTGRFVVGGPQGDAGLTGRKIIVDTYGGYSRHGGGAFSGKDPTKVDRSAAYAARYVAKNIVAADLASRCEVGLAYAIGVAQPVSILVDTFGTGKVSEETLIQLIRRHFDLRPAAIIRDLDLRRPIYRQIAAYGHMGRTDLDLTWERTDKAEGLKNDIAKA
- a CDS encoding methyl-accepting chemotaxis protein: MSGKKSLLQNMKIRNKIFAIFVVAGLVPMMIIAAVSYHQARNELVESVFSEVALYQEMTERRVGQYIDEKVMYGTTLSRMENLYSAAEIWGTYGRQSEEWQETYGELEALLPGLTEEYGFLSIYITDAEGQGIYGSGDLKERIEGADFSPRDYFRTAMAGDQNISEFEYSDIIDDYYITVSTPLRRDGTGAVIGTVNGYIPVDTLQNMLQEGIYLVGETGDIYLIDEQGLLYTDTVLGDYRQDAAFQVTIDTFAVQELKGRIQERSYDFSGVGIYDDYLGNSVLGGYGVISIGETALGMIVEIDEAEALAGVRTLMIAMITMTAVSVGIAILLIFFGSRSITIPMQTMAKSIQKIAAYDFTIAEDGGIQQYEQRKDEIGEMAHGLSSTVETLRNIIIKIRREADSVNHSATTVLDVASGLAAGTEEMSAKTGVVSAATEQINASIDGTAKATEEARSNMSTIASAVEEMSANIRNLASASEETSSEVNNVTELIEGVNKDMELVVEDTQEVNSLVADITTAIKEINLSLGEISENCEKSITISDEAEKEVEHTTEAIQKLNKSSAEINKIVEVINDIADQTNMLALNAAIEAAGAGEAGKGFAVVANEVKELAKQTGDATDEIANQIASMQRDMQGTVKAVDGITDVIKQVKDITGQIAAAVTEQSATTGNISENVVDTSQRVNNIATSISKVTENSKDVLRSSSEASKGVNEIARSASELSAASDEVAQSSENVTMQMEEIARANSEVSSGAVDIAENIREIDQAAADAAHGATESSQSAQDLSEIADQLNQLMAQFKV
- a CDS encoding pyridoxal phosphate-dependent aminotransferase, translated to MSTTMVAPHSKRPIADDKVFAANKKAQEAAKKVGAEQVINSTLGALMEDDGSLSVMQSVMKTFKDLPDAEIAAYAPIAGLPDFQQAAEKAVFDEYRPTGHVRAVATPGGSGGIRHAVWNYMEAGDTMLTADWYWAPYKTITEEHGRKLETFQLFDENKAFNLPSFKEKVEELLGKQERLLIMMNTPAHNPTGYSLTEEEWKEVLDYLKEKQAKDQKKIILYLDIAYIDFAGDMKTSRGFMKQFENLPENILVLVGYSMSKAFTFYGLRCGALLCLSSSEEIANEFMAAATFSSRACWSNGTRGAQKLLANVYSDESLLKKVNEERDSFKKLLETRAHAFVEEAETIGLEIFPYRAGFFITIPCENPDKVADELAKNHLFLLPLGRGLRFAPCAVSEAKCRKSARFIKEAIDKVNG
- the prdR gene encoding sigma-54 dependent transcriptional regulator PrdR, with product MFLHQLDQYTVGDIMDRRLIKLKEEANSREAINTMISHNLDDIILTDETEKVVAVLTFKDLMKQIRSEEDLTKPLKDLVSQKVIVSTEEAQAIEARNLMKKNHIGRLPVIREGKVVGIVRVNDILNKVYSKIDEMHTALEKILDSLYEGVCVVNPEGTVLLWSKGIEKLYEVNQEEIVGRNLEEFFPTALLLKTLNSKQPIRNVYHSPRPGSYAIISSIPIFIGGEMIAAVSTDRDITETTNLSEELETTKEKLDLLETEVKKINEEQYSFHNVIGKSDIIKEKILEARKVALANSSVLIGGESGTGKEVFARAIHQASGRKGPFVAINCSAIPESLFESEMFGYESGAFTGALNKGKIGKVELANQGTLFLDEIGDMPLYMQAKMLRVLQERQVLRVGGEKSIDIDVRVISATHRNLENMVTEGTFREDLYYRLNVVYIDLPSLRERKEDIPIFLRRFISEFCEENNLRVPEIDAEVLQVLMNYPWPGNIRELKNAIEHLVIFSKDNVIQKNSLPERVLEKKITDEKQQQPVSFDLQENIRNTEISTIKGAMDMADNNKAKAAKIMNIPRSTLYYKLKYYGMKEYL